The nucleotide window GCGCGCGACGAGCTCGAAACCCGCCCGTTCGACGGGCTCTGGCGCTACGAGGAGCTCCTTCCCGTGCCCCGCACGGCAGCGGTGACGATGGACGAAGGCACGACACCGCTCGTCGACTGTCCCGAGCTCGCCGACGAACTCGGCGTCGCACGACTGCTGATCAAGGACGAGGGTCGCAACCCGACGGGGAGTCGCACCGATCGCGGCCACGCGCTCGCGGTGTCGGCCGCCCGCGAACACAGCGCGAGCGACGTCGCGCTCGCCACGACGGGCGACGCTGGCCAGTCGGCGGCCGCCTATGCCGCCCGCGCCGGACTGGACTCCCACGCGTTCGTCCCCACCCGCGCGAACTTCGGCAACAAGGCAATGATCAACGTCCACGGCGGCGATATGAACGTCGTCGAGGGACGATACGACGACGCCGCAGCGGCCTGCGCGGGCGCACTGGACGACGAGGACTGGTACGCGACGAACCCCTTCGAGACACCCTATCGCCACGAAGGCGCGAAGACGATGTTCTACGAGATCGTCGAACAGCTCGATTGGGAGGTGCCCGACGGCATCGTCCAGCCCACCGGCAGCGGTGTCGGGCTCGTCGGTCTCCACAAGGGTGCGACGGAGTTCGCGGCACTCGGCCTCACCGACGACCTCCCCGGGCTGTACGCCGCCCAGGCGAGCGGCTGTGCGCCGATCGTCGAAGCCTGGGAGGCGGACGACGACAGTCACGAGCCCTGGGAGGTGCCCGACACGATCTGCGGCGGCATCGAGATCGCCGACCCCCACGGGAGCCCGCTCGTCCTGGACGCCCTTGACGACGCCGACGGGGGTGCTGTCGCCACCGACGACGAATCGATCCTCGACAGCGCGATCACGGTGGCCCAGCACACCGGCATCGAGATGGGCGCGAGCAGTGCGGCGGCAGCCAGCGGCGCGTGGGAACTCGCCGAGCAGGACGTGTTCGGGGCCGACGACACGGTCGTGCTCGTAAACGGCGCGAGCGCGAACAAGGAAGCCGACATCCTCCGCAGCCACCTGATGGGCAAGGGGATCTAGAACCCACCTTTTTACTGCGGAGGGTCGCGCTCGCTCACTTCGTTCGCTCGCTTGACCCCCGCTTGCAAAAATCTGGACCAAAAACTCCCGCTCACTCGGCCTTCGGCCTCGTTCACGGTGAACCGCGCTCACTGCGTTCGCGCGGACACGACCGCCCTCCGCACAACACCGCAGAAGCCCTCGGCGCGCTCCCTTCGGTCGCGGTGTTCGTGGTTCGAGAGAGCTTTGCTCTCTCGTCATCACGAAAGACGCTTCGCGTCTTTCGAACGACTTCGCTCACACCACGCGCCTCGCCCTTCATCCGCCAGGACCGCACCGCACCCGCCACCGCACAGCAACCGCCGGCGCGGCGGCCACCAGGCCATCCGACCGACTTTTCACGGCTCCACCCCTCTCATCGTTCGAATGTCCGTTCTCGGGACGGTGACGACGGTGCTCGCGGGGATGGTCTTCGGGCTGGCCATCGCCGCGCCACCGGGACCGATGAACGCGGTCATCGCCGAGGAGAGCGTTCTCAGAGGATGGCTCTCGGGCGTCTGGGCCGGTCTCGGTGCGATGGCTGCCGACGCCTGCTTCTTCGTGCTCGCGCTGGTCGGCGTGGTCGCGATCGTCGAGCGCGTCCCGGCGATCCGTGGCGCGGCCTTCGCGATCGGCGGCCTGTTGATGCTCTATTTCGCCTACGATGCGACTCGCGGCGCGAACGACGACCACGCGGCGGCCACCGGCGAGCGCCGCGGGTTCGCCAAGGCGTTCGCTCTCGCCATCACGAACCCCTATCAGGTGGTGTTCTGGCTCACCATCGGCGTCGGCATGCTCGAACCCGGGCGGATCGACGTACTCGAACCGCTATCGAGCGAGCTCGCCGGAACGCTGGTCGTCGCGACGGGCAGTCCGGCACTGCTCGTCGGCTTCTTCGCCGGTATCGCCGCGTGGGTCGTGGGTTTTCCGACGACGCTGGTCGCGGCCGAACGCCGCCTTACTGGTGTCGGCTCAACTGTGGCCTACGCGAGCGCGCTCGTGCTCGCGGGGTTCGGCGTGGCCTTCCTTGGCGAGGCGCTCGCGCTGCTCGGCTCAGTCGTCTGAATCGAGTCCGACGCCGGCGATCTCGTCGTCGAGCCACTCGCGCAGCCACTTCACGCGCTTGAGACGCTGGTGGATGAGGCTCTCGGCGCGATCGCTCCGGATGCGCTCTTCGGCGTCACGCCCGCGTTCGAGCACGCGCCCGACCATCTCGGCGGCGTCCATGTGCGTGCGCGACTCGTACCCCATCCGCAGGAGAAGCAACACCGCGCCGTTCGCGCCGATCTTGTCGAGCAGATCCGCCTCAATGAGACAGCGCGTCTCCAGTGGGAGCTCGTCGAGCGGCCCCTGATAGGAATGCTCGCTCACGGCCGTACAGACCTCGTCGACGAACGACTCGGGATAGTCGCCGTGGGAGTCGAGGAACTCGCGGGCGACGTGTGCACCCGCCTCGGCGTGGAGGTCCTGTTCGGCCTCCAGTTTGGAGACGTCGTGGAAGAGCGCCGCGACGCGGACGACGTCGACGTTCGCACCCTCGCTCGCGGCGATGTCGGCGGCGATCTCGACGACGTTCAAGATGTGGTTGAACCGATAGCTCGCCGAGTGCCAGGGATACCAGCGCATGCGCCCGCCCGTCCCCTCGTTTTCGATGCTCGCTTCGAGATAGCCGGAGACGAACCGCTTCATCTCCGCGAACTCGGCGGTCGAAACCGGCGATTCCCTCACCTCGACGCCCAATCCGACTCCCTCCTGATCTTTCGTGTTCCGTTCATGTTATCCGACTAGACGTATGTTCGACCCTTTAGCGTTACGACCCCATGACTGTGATCACCATACCGGCGAGGAGTGTTGCCAGTGACACAGGGGTTTATCCCATCGAGTGCCGAACCGGTGGTATGGAACTGCGCGAAGCAACGGCCGACGACGATGCGGCGATCCGTGAGATCGCCCGCCGGTCGATGGAACAGTCGTACTCGCTCAGCCCGCGCACGATCGACGGCGCGATTTCCCAGTGGTACGACGAGCAAGCGATCGCGACGAAACTCGACGAGGACGATACGCTCCTGATGGTTGCCGAGGACGAGGGCGAACTACGTGGGTTCACCGAGAGCGACCTCGTCAACGAGGGCGGCAACGGCGACCTGCTCTGGCTCCACGTCGATCCCGACTATCGGGGGCAGGGGATCGCCAGCGACCTGTTCGAACACACCCGCGAGGCGCTCTTCGAGATGGGTGCCGCACAGCTGCGCGCGAAGGTACTCGAGGACAACACCGAGGGCAACGAGTTCTACGCGGCGTTCGACTTCGAGCAGGTCGGCACCGACACCGTCGAGATCGACGACAGCGACTACGTCGAGAACATCTATCTCCACGCCGACGACGTCGACGTCCAGCCGACGCTTGAAACCACGGACTCCATGCGCGAGCTCGACGACGGCCTGTACGTCAACGAAAAGCAAGTCGAACGCGGCTCGAAAGGTCCCTTCCTCACCGCCTACACCGACCCCGATTTCGACGAGGAGCACAAGTACGGCTACTACTGCGCGAACTGCGAGACCCTCGACAACGCGATGGACACGATGGGTCGCGTGAAGTGCAACGAGTGTGGCAACCTCCGGAAGGCGACGCGCTGGGACGCCACCCACGGGTAGTGGGACGCAACGCCCGGTGAGGGAGCGGGAACCACCTCAGACCGAGTCGGGTCTCGTGTGGACGGTGAGATCGACGGGCCGGCGCTCGCCCTCGAGATCTTCGACGATGCGTTCGACGATCCGTTCGGCCTCGTTCTCGATGAGCGGTTTGACCTTCTCGACGACCCACGACAGCGAGACGAGGCTCGGCAGGTCGAACTGGCTCGAATCGACCGAGTCGGCGTCGAACGCGACGTGAAATCGTACTCGCGAGGCGTGCTCGCGGTCGTCCGGCGGGTCGATCTCCTCGACCGCCCAGTAACCGTGTGCGTGAATGTCCTTGACGATCTTCCAATCGATCCGGTTGGGCGGGTCGACGTCCGTGACCTCCGAGCGTGCCGTGTAGGTGAGTTTCCACCAGGCGAACTGGAGATCGTAGGTCGTTCCCGGCGAGCCGTCGCCGTGACCCTCGACGTCCTCCAGATATTCGGAGTAGTCGGCGTAACGGGGGAAATCGATCAGGAACTCGTAGACGTCCGCCGGCGGGAGATAGACCTCGGTGCTGACTTCGATACTGTCCACGACCGCTACTGGTGTGGCAACCGCCTAATACTGTCGGACGGAATCGGCAGCGTTCACTCTGCAAACAGCCTCGCGTTGGCATCGGCTGGCCGCCACCGATCGGCACGGATTGCCGTTCGAGGATATGCCGACGAGGAGTGTGGTCGATTGGCCGACTGATACCGTGAAATAAATGACCCCACGGTCGGAAGCGATGTGAACGAGAGATGATGCCACGTGGATCGCGGATGGTCGGGGCGAGAGCAGCCGTGCTCGTTGGAATCGTCGTCGTGCTGGTCGCGGCCACGGCCGGCACGGTGAGCGCACAGCAGGCCGGCAACACCACGACGGTCGATTCCTGTCGGACGATCAACTCTTCCGGAGAGTACACGCTGACCGGAACCGTCACCGGCGATCTCGACGATCCCAATGCGGCCTGTATCGAGATCACCGCGGGCAACGTCACCCTCGACGGACAGGGCCACACGGTCGCCGGCACCGGTGCGGGTCACGGTGTCGAGATCGACGGCAGTCGGGGGCCGGTCACGAACGTCACCGTCGAGAACCTCCAGGCGCACAACTGGTCGATCGGCGTCTTCGCGCTCGAAACCGACAACGGGACGATCCGCCGGACGATCACCCAGAACAGCACCGAAGGGATCGCCCTCGGCGCGTCGAGCAACTACACGCTCGCGAACAACACCGCCACCGGCAGCGCCATCGCGATCGCGCTCGGCGGGCAGAGCCAGAACAACACGCTGCGCAGGATGACGGCCGTCGAGAACCGGTGGGGGATCCACTTCGAGCGCGAGAGCGCGAACAACACGGTCGTCGACAGCGTCGCCCGGAACAACAGCCGGTGGGACTACTACTCCGAGCGCAACGACAACGAGAACATCGTCAGAAACCTCGATCTCGCGACGGGGACGTTCTCCTTTTCCGAACGGAACGTCGCACTGGGGGCCGTGACCTCGCCGCCGCCGCTCCCGCGCGGGGCGGGCAACCTCGACAGCTACGTCGAAGCGACCGGCACCCGGGGTGGCCAGGCGGCGATCTCACTGACGATGAGCTACGGCAACGCCAACAACCCGGTCGCGCTGTGGCGACACGACGGCCAACACTGGTCGCGCGTCGCCGACTCGCAGACCAACGGCGCGTCGAGTACGGTCTCGGCGAACATCAGCGAGTTCGGCACGTTCGCCGCCCTGTCGGACGCGGGGGCGAACGCCGGCGGGCCGGTGACGGTCTCGGCCGACCAGGGACCCGCCGTCCAGCGAAACCTGTCGACGCCGACGGCGACCGCGAGCCCGACGGCGACGCCGGCACCGACACCGACGACCAGCCCCGCATCCGCGGCCACGGAGCAAGCACCGTCGGCGGCGAACGCGACGCCAACGGCCGCACAGGGAGAGAGCGAGGCGACCGAGAGCTCCGGCACCGGCATCATCAGAACGGTGTTCGTGATCGCTGGCGTGATCGGACTGATCGTCCTCGGTATCGTGGCACTGCGCGGGCGCGACGACCGAGGGCCGGGGTTTAACCGCTAAGCCGATCAACGGGCGGCAATGCTTGACGGGGTACGCGTCGCACTCGGCGTCACGGGGTCGATCGCGGCGGTCAAGACCATCGAACTCGCCCACGAACTCCGGCGGCGCGGCGCGCGCGTTCGCGGCGTGATGACCGACAGCGCGCAGGGGATCATCCATCCGTGGGCGCTCGAATTCGCCACCGAGAACCCGGTCGTGACCGAACTCACGGGCCGGGTCGAACACGTCGAACTCTGCGGACGCGACGGCTGGGCCGACGTATTACTGATCGCACCCGCGACGGCGAACACCGTCGGGAAGATCGCAGCGGCCATCGACGACACGCCGGTGACGACGACCGCGACGACCGCGCTCGGTGCCGACGTTCCTGTGGTGGTCGCGCCGGCGATGCACGAGCCGATGTACGACCATCCCGGCGTGCTTGATGCCATCGAGCGCGTCGAGTCGTGGGGCGTCGAGTTCGTCCCACCACGCATCGAAGAGGGAAAGGCGAAGATCGCGAGTCTCGACGCCATCGCGCTCGACACGGCGCGCGCGACGGGCGCACACGACCTCGCTGGCGAGCGGATCGTCGTGACCAGCGGGGCCACGAGCGAGGCGATCGATCCGGTGCGCGTGCTCACGAACCGCTCGTCGGGCAAGACCGGGCGGGCGGTCGCGCGGGCGTGCTACGCGCGCGGTGCGGACGTGACACTCGTTCACGACGGACCGGACGTTCCCTATGCCGACGTCGAACGCACCGAGAGCGCCGCGGAGATGCTCGCCGCAGTGGAGGGAGCGGTCGCGGACGCCGACGCGTTCGTCTCGGCGGCGGCGATCGGCGACTACACCGTCGAGGCGAGTGACGAGAAGATTCGTTCGGGTCAGGAACTCTCGCTCGCGCTCGAACCCACGCCGAAGGTCCTCGATGCGGCTCGTGACGCCCGGCCCGACCTCCCAATCGTCGGGTTCAAGACCGAGACGAGCGGCGTCGACGAGGAGATGATCCGGGCCGCCCGGGAGACGCTCTCGCGTGCGGAACTGGCGTTCGTGGTGGCTAACGACGCGAGCGTGATGGGCGAGAGCGAGACCCGCGCGCTCGTGGTGCGAGAGACGGACGTCGAGAGCTACGAAGGCGACAAGGCGGGGCTCGGCGCGCGCGTCGCCGAGGAGTTGGCGGGCGAGTTGGCAGAACCCTCGTCGACGTAGACCACCATACTGCTGATCGTACAGCCGCTGTCGAAGAGGAATCGCTGGACCTCGTGGCGCTCGTAGCCGTCCAGATACTGCTCGATATCGGCGGCGTTGTCGTACTCTTCCGAGCAGGCCTCCGACGGGCCGAAGGCGATGACGATCGGCGGGCGATCGCCACCCTGCACCGCTCGTCGTACCGCCGCGGCGTCGTCCGTGCTGTTCGTCCGCGCCCCGTCGCCTTCGAGATACCAGGCGAACGGCAGGCGCTCGAACCAGCCGTTGCCGGCGGTCGGGGTCAGATGCGAGTCGGGGTCGGGCGCGTAGAGCTCGTCGCCGTCGAAGTCGGGATCGTCGCCGTAGTACAGGACGTCCGTGCCGTCGTTCGCCCGGGCGACCCGTTGCAGCTCGTCGAGCAGTGGCTTCATCTCGCTCGACGACTGGGCGTACTGGACGAGCTCGTTGTCGGCGCTCTGTGGGTTCGCGTAGGAGGTGTCGTAGGCGCTCGCGGCGACCTGGCCGGCAGCCACGACCAGTACGAGCGCGGCCGCGACGGCGACGATCGCGTCGCGATCGACCTGTGAGTGAGCGAGCGAGGCACGGAGCCGCGAGAGGCCAATCTGGGCGACCAGCGCCAGCCCGACCGCCGCCGGCACCGTGAGCGGGACGATGACGTGGATGACCTCCCACGGGAACGGGTTGTCGACGATCACCGGATAGCCGAGCGCGCTCGCCGCGCCCCAGAAGAAGGTGAACGCGACGACGTCGCGCGGGTGCTCGCCGGTGTAGCGGTCGACGAGGAAGCCCACGACCGAGAAACCGAGCAAGATGGGCGCGCCCGCGCCGAGCACCGACCAGAGCGCACTCGCGGTGTCGAGATAGGCATCGCCGCTGCCGCTGCCCCACTGTTCGACGAAGGCGTGCCACGAGCCGACCAGTGCCTCCTCGATCAGCGCCGGCAGCAGCGTCGGATCGGCGATCGTCGCGCCCAGCGTCGGCTCCGCACCCGCGGCCTGGCCGCGCGGTGCGTAGAAGAACACGACGATCCCGACGAACAGCACGACTCCGAGCACGAGATGGAGCCACCAGCGCCCAAGCCCGGCACGGACCCGTCGAGTGGCGTTCCGGAGCGCCTGTGCGGGGCTGTGGGTGCGCATCAACAGCCGACGATCGGCGAGCAGGGCGAGCGCCCCGAGCCACGTGACGGGGTAGACGAGCGCGTTCTCCTTGGTTGTAAAGGCGAGCGCGAAGAAGGCGACCCCGAGATAGAGATGGAGGGGGCGGTCGCGGTCGTACGCACGGACGAGGAAGCCGAACGCGACGAGCATGAACCCCGCGAGCAGCAGGTCGTTGCGGTAGAACCGCGAGTAGTAGAGGAGGACGGGGTTGGCGGCGAGGACGAGCGCGAGGACGAGCGTCTCGGAATCACGCAACCGATCGCCGAACAGGAGCGCCACGAGCGGGAGCAGCCCGCCGACGACGGCGACGACGAGCCGCATCGAGAAGTCGGAGGCCCCGAGCAGCGCGAATACATGACTGTCCACGAGCGTGAGGAACGGCCCGTGGACGATCGGGCGATACCAGTAGACGCCCGTCTCCATGTAGCGGTAGGCCCAGTAGGCGACGCGCGCCTCGTCCTGGTGGGCGACGCGCGCGCCGAGACCGACCAGTCGCACGGCGAGCGCGAGCACGGCGATGGCGACGACGAGCGCTCGGACACGGCTGCGGCGACTCGACCAGTCCATCACTCGTCGCTCTCGTCGGGTGATTCCGGTCGCGACTCGCCCGTGTCGGGCCAGACGGCGTCGCCGGCGAACTCGATGCCCATGCGTTCGGCGGCCTGCGAGATGACGTGTGCACCCGTCGGCACGGTCATGAACAGGAAGACGATGCCGACCAGGGAGGTGAGGCCCGCGCCGCCGGGCGCGCTCGGCGCGAAGTAGATCGTCCCGGCGAGAAAGAGCGAGGTCGCTCCGAGGGTGGTGGCCTTGCTCGTCGCGTGCATCCGGTTGTAGACGTCGGGTAGTCGGATGAGACCGATCGTCCCGACGAGCAGGAAGAACGTTCCGATGGCGATGAACAGCGTGACGAGCGCGGCGTGGATCGTATTCATTCGATGATGTCCCCCTCGGAGACGTAGCGCGCGACGGCGATCGTGCTGATGAAGCCGATGATGGCGAGCACGAGGCTCACGTCGATGAAGAAGCCGTCGTCGGTCTGCAGCGCGAACAGGATGGCGATGGCGACGACGTTCGTCGCGATCGTGTCGAGGCCCACCACCCGATCGGGCGTCGTCGGGCCGAAGATGACGCGATAGCCGGCCAGCAGCGTGACGCCGCTGGCGACGACCAGCCCGACGGTGATGGCGAGACTGAGGAAGCCGGGGAGTTCAGTCGCCACCGACATCACCCCGTGGGGCCGCCGGTGGCGCGTCCTCTGGACTGGCGTCCTCGTCGAAGATGACGAGCGCGTAGTCCTCCCATGTACGGATGGGATCGACGAGGCTCGCCTCGTCGCGACCGGTGATGCCGTGGACGTAGAGCGTGTTCGAGTCGGCGTCGTAGTCCATCGTCAGTGTTCCCGGCGTGAGCGTGATCGAGTTGGCGATCGTCGTGATCGCGGGATCGCTCTCGACGCGCAGCGGCACCGCGACGACGTCGGGTTCGATCGGCAGCGACGGCGAGAGCACGCGGTAGACGACGTCCAGGTTCGCCACGACGAGCTCTTTGACGAAGACCGCCAGATAGGCGACCGTCGCCGGCAGCGCCCGGACGACGCGCCCGAGCGCGATCTCGTCGGCGTAGAACCGCCGGAAGGCGTACGCGAGTGGGATGCCGACGGCCAGGCCGATGAGCAGCTCCTCGGCGACCCGCTCGGGCGTGAGCGCGACGCCGCGGACGAACAGCCAGACCGCCGCGAACACCACGCCGATCGCCGGCCAGCGTCTCATTGGAGACCCTCCAGAACGGCGTCGACGTATGCTTGCCTATCGAGCGCGATGTCGGCGGCGGCCTCGGCCGCGCGCAACACGGGATCGAAGCCGACGCCGACGAGGAGCAGGAGTCCGGCGAGGCCGACGACGATCACCACGAGCGACGGTGCATAGGTCGCCGTCCGCACGCCCTCGGATTCGGTGCCCCAGAACCCACGATTCCACGCCCGCGAGAAGTACGCGATCGTGAGGATCGCGCCGATCAGCGAGAGCCCGAGCGCGACCGCCCCGCCCCGGCCACCCAGCGCGCCGGCGTGTGCGGTCGTTCTGAAGACGAGTAATTTGCCGAAGAAACCCGACAGCGGCGGGATGCCGATCAGCGAGACCGCTCCCAGGAAGAAGCCGATCGAGAGCACCGGCGTCCGTTTAGCGAGCCCGCCGATGCGCTCGAAACGGACCGAGCCGACGGCCTCCTTGACCGTGCCGCTCGCGAGGAACAGCATCGATTTCGTGAGACCGTGGTTGAGCGCGTAGACGAGCGCGGCCGCGATCGCGAGCGCCCGCACCTCGGGAACCGTGGCCGCGACCGCGAGCGGGAGGATCACGAAGCCGATCTGGCCGATCGACGAGTAGGCGAGCACGCCGTCGAGCCCGTCGCGGCTCACCGCGCCGATCCCCCCGAGGAGGATGCTGCCGGCGGCCATGACGAACAGGATCGGGCCGAAAAACGAGAGGAAGTCGTTGCCGACGAACCCCGGCAGCCCGAGCCCTGCGGGGAGGGTCGCGGCGGCGAAGACGGTGAAGTAGAGCCGGATGATCGCGTAGATGCCGACCTTCTTGACGACGCCGGCGAGCATCGCCGTGACGGGTGCGGGCGCGGCGCGGTAGGCCGCCGGCACCCAGAACTGGAAGGGGACGATCCCCGCCTTGAGCGCGAACACACAGAACAGCAGGACTGTCAGGCCCAATACCGGCACCGGATCGACGCCGAACTGCGCGGGGTTGGCGAGTCGGCGGGCCATGTCGGCCATGTTGAGCGTGCCGACCGTGGCGTAGAGCCCGCCGATGGCCAGCAGCATGAGTGCGCTCCCGAGCAGGTTGAGCACGGTGTAGGTCAGCGCCGCGCGCGTGTGTTCGGGCCCTGAGTAGAAGGCGACGAGCACGTAGCTCGACAGGAGCATCACCTCGAACCAGACGAAGAGGTTGAAGATGTCGCCCGTGAGGAACGACCCGGTGATGCCGACGACCATCAGGTGATAGAGCGTGTGGTAGGAGATCCGCTGGGCGAACCCACTCATGAACCGCACCGAGAAGGCGACCGACGCGAGCGAGACGATCGCCGTCAGCCCGAGCATGAACAGTGAGAGCGCGTCGGCGACGAGCGTGATGCCGAACGGCGAGGGCCACGCCGAGAGCTGGTAGACCAGGATCGACTCGTCGACGACCCGCCCGGCGAGCAGTGCCACCGCGCCGAGATAGGCGAGCGCGCCGAGGACACTCGCCGCCCGCTGGGCGCGGGGGAATCGTCGCAGCGGCAGGGTAGCGATCGCCGTGAGGAGGGCGATCAGCAGCGGCGCGATGACGATCTGGGCGGCCATCAGTGCTCGCCTCCCGTCTCGCCGAGTTCACGCAGATCGATCGTGCCGTGTTCCTCGTGGATGCGGTAGGTGAGCACGAGCGCGAAGGCGGTCGTCCCGAAGCTGATGACGATCGCCGTCAGGACGAGCGCCTGCACCAGCGGATCGGTGATCGTCGCGGGGTTATCGGGCGGGCCGTGACCGAGAATCGGCACGCTCCCGGCAAGCCCCCCCATCGTGACGAGATAGACGTTCGCGGCCTGGGAGATGATCGTCACCCCCCAGACGACGCGGACGATATCTCTGCGGAGCACCAGGAAGGTCCCGAACGCGAACAGCAGGCCGAGCACGCCGGCGAGGACGAACTGCGTCATTCGTCGCCCACCACCGTGAGGATCGTCAGGAGTCCGCCGACGACGACGAGATAGACCCCGAGATCGAAGACGAACGCGCTCGCGAGTTCGAGATCGTCGAAGATCGGCAGGTCGTGGAGGAAGACGACGGCCTGCGAGAGGAACGGCTGGCCCAGCAGGATGGCGACGACGCCACCGCCGGCGGCGATCGCGAGACCGACGGCGAACACGTTGAGGAAGTCGGCGACGATCGCCGGGCCGCCCTCGACGTCGTCGCCGGTGCGCCCGAGCAGGTCCTCCTGGAGGTAGTCGAGCCCGTTGACGATGTAGACGAGCGCGAACGCCGCCACGGTGAGCACGCCCGCGATGAACCCACCGCCGGGGAGGTTGTGGCCCTGGAAGAGCAGCGCGAGCGCCGTCAGCAGGATGAGCGGGAAGACGA belongs to Halococcus qingdaonensis and includes:
- a CDS encoding threonine synthase, with protein sequence METTAAFDGLICTDCGERFDPESTTHDCPDCGGFLDPRYDLSHIDLARDELETRPFDGLWRYEELLPVPRTAAVTMDEGTTPLVDCPELADELGVARLLIKDEGRNPTGSRTDRGHALAVSAAREHSASDVALATTGDAGQSAAAYAARAGLDSHAFVPTRANFGNKAMINVHGGDMNVVEGRYDDAAAACAGALDDEDWYATNPFETPYRHEGAKTMFYEIVEQLDWEVPDGIVQPTGSGVGLVGLHKGATEFAALGLTDDLPGLYAAQASGCAPIVEAWEADDDSHEPWEVPDTICGGIEIADPHGSPLVLDALDDADGGAVATDDESILDSAITVAQHTGIEMGASSAAAASGAWELAEQDVFGADDTVVLVNGASANKEADILRSHLMGKGI
- a CDS encoding LysE family translocator, with protein sequence MSVLGTVTTVLAGMVFGLAIAAPPGPMNAVIAEESVLRGWLSGVWAGLGAMAADACFFVLALVGVVAIVERVPAIRGAAFAIGGLLMLYFAYDATRGANDDHAAATGERRGFAKAFALAITNPYQVVFWLTIGVGMLEPGRIDVLEPLSSELAGTLVVATGSPALLVGFFAGIAAWVVGFPTTLVAAERRLTGVGSTVAYASALVLAGFGVAFLGEALALLGSVV
- a CDS encoding HD domain-containing protein; the encoded protein is MGVEVRESPVSTAEFAEMKRFVSGYLEASIENEGTGGRMRWYPWHSASYRFNHILNVVEIAADIAASEGANVDVVRVAALFHDVSKLEAEQDLHAEAGAHVAREFLDSHGDYPESFVDEVCTAVSEHSYQGPLDELPLETRCLIEADLLDKIGANGAVLLLLRMGYESRTHMDAAEMVGRVLERGRDAEERIRSDRAESLIHQRLKRVKWLREWLDDEIAGVGLDSDD
- a CDS encoding GNAT family N-acetyltransferase, with the protein product MELREATADDDAAIREIARRSMEQSYSLSPRTIDGAISQWYDEQAIATKLDEDDTLLMVAEDEGELRGFTESDLVNEGGNGDLLWLHVDPDYRGQGIASDLFEHTREALFEMGAAQLRAKVLEDNTEGNEFYAAFDFEQVGTDTVEIDDSDYVENIYLHADDVDVQPTLETTDSMRELDDGLYVNEKQVERGSKGPFLTAYTDPDFDEEHKYGYYCANCETLDNAMDTMGRVKCNECGNLRKATRWDATHG
- a CDS encoding type II toxin-antitoxin system RatA family toxin, which translates into the protein MDSIEVSTEVYLPPADVYEFLIDFPRYADYSEYLEDVEGHGDGSPGTTYDLQFAWWKLTYTARSEVTDVDPPNRIDWKIVKDIHAHGYWAVEEIDPPDDREHASRVRFHVAFDADSVDSSQFDLPSLVSLSWVVEKVKPLIENEAERIVERIVEDLEGERRPVDLTVHTRPDSV
- a CDS encoding right-handed parallel beta-helix repeat-containing protein, whose translation is MPRGSRMVGARAAVLVGIVVVLVAATAGTVSAQQAGNTTTVDSCRTINSSGEYTLTGTVTGDLDDPNAACIEITAGNVTLDGQGHTVAGTGAGHGVEIDGSRGPVTNVTVENLQAHNWSIGVFALETDNGTIRRTITQNSTEGIALGASSNYTLANNTATGSAIAIALGGQSQNNTLRRMTAVENRWGIHFERESANNTVVDSVARNNSRWDYYSERNDNENIVRNLDLATGTFSFSERNVALGAVTSPPPLPRGAGNLDSYVEATGTRGGQAAISLTMSYGNANNPVALWRHDGQHWSRVADSQTNGASSTVSANISEFGTFAALSDAGANAGGPVTVSADQGPAVQRNLSTPTATASPTATPAPTPTTSPASAATEQAPSAANATPTAAQGESEATESSGTGIIRTVFVIAGVIGLIVLGIVALRGRDDRGPGFNR
- the coaBC gene encoding bifunctional phosphopantothenoylcysteine decarboxylase/phosphopantothenate--cysteine ligase CoaBC, which encodes MLDGVRVALGVTGSIAAVKTIELAHELRRRGARVRGVMTDSAQGIIHPWALEFATENPVVTELTGRVEHVELCGRDGWADVLLIAPATANTVGKIAAAIDDTPVTTTATTALGADVPVVVAPAMHEPMYDHPGVLDAIERVESWGVEFVPPRIEEGKAKIASLDAIALDTARATGAHDLAGERIVVTSGATSEAIDPVRVLTNRSSGKTGRAVARACYARGADVTLVHDGPDVPYADVERTESAAEMLAAVEGAVADADAFVSAAAIGDYTVEASDEKIRSGQELSLALEPTPKVLDAARDARPDLPIVGFKTETSGVDEEMIRAARETLSRAELAFVVANDASVMGESETRALVVRETDVESYEGDKAGLGARVAEELAGELAEPSST
- a CDS encoding flippase activity-associated protein Agl23, with the translated sequence MDWSSRRSRVRALVVAIAVLALAVRLVGLGARVAHQDEARVAYWAYRYMETGVYWYRPIVHGPFLTLVDSHVFALLGASDFSMRLVVAVVGGLLPLVALLFGDRLRDSETLVLALVLAANPVLLYYSRFYRNDLLLAGFMLVAFGFLVRAYDRDRPLHLYLGVAFFALAFTTKENALVYPVTWLGALALLADRRLLMRTHSPAQALRNATRRVRAGLGRWWLHLVLGVVLFVGIVVFFYAPRGQAAGAEPTLGATIADPTLLPALIEEALVGSWHAFVEQWGSGSGDAYLDTASALWSVLGAGAPILLGFSVVGFLVDRYTGEHPRDVVAFTFFWGAASALGYPVIVDNPFPWEVIHVIVPLTVPAAVGLALVAQIGLSRLRASLAHSQVDRDAIVAVAAALVLVVAAGQVAASAYDTSYANPQSADNELVQYAQSSSEMKPLLDELQRVARANDGTDVLYYGDDPDFDGDELYAPDPDSHLTPTAGNGWFERLPFAWYLEGDGARTNSTDDAAAVRRAVQGGDRPPIVIAFGPSEACSEEYDNAADIEQYLDGYERHEVQRFLFDSGCTISSMVVYVDEGSANSPANSSATRAPSPALSPS
- the mnhG gene encoding monovalent cation/H(+) antiporter subunit G, translated to MNTIHAALVTLFIAIGTFFLLVGTIGLIRLPDVYNRMHATSKATTLGATSLFLAGTIYFAPSAPGGAGLTSLVGIVFLFMTVPTGAHVISQAAERMGIEFAGDAVWPDTGESRPESPDESDE
- a CDS encoding monovalent cation/H+ antiporter complex subunit F, whose protein sequence is MSVATELPGFLSLAITVGLVVASGVTLLAGYRVIFGPTTPDRVVGLDTIATNVVAIAILFALQTDDGFFIDVSLVLAIIGFISTIAVARYVSEGDIIE